Proteins found in one Osmerus mordax isolate fOsmMor3 chromosome 20, fOsmMor3.pri, whole genome shotgun sequence genomic segment:
- the LOC136964571 gene encoding uncharacterized protein has product MLTTNKRQMDVLFGTSGIGTAPPGTVFSTPLGLENTPIHTTPTISQPPQANPAANRKKSEVKKTGGGPHPQDFTPAEELALSSNQGRPIMEGVEGCISSDPGGSRSDTQAYVQVKGNTVVLLPPPTVIPRCHTKVTVKLIVICQYVCHMWLLNIDQICHSLSQVEALDEETLSACSENALGQEEELLPPPEPRASTSRSSQRHGVGADNVRALYKRTLELDIEHKTINKKNKAGD; this is encoded by the exons ATGCTCACCACTAACAAGAGG CAAATGGATGTCTTGTTTGGGACCTCTGGGATCGGTACTGCACCACCAGGCACTGTTTTTTCCACTCCTCTGGGTCTGGAAaatacacccatacacaccacacccacaatCTCACAGCCACCACAAGCAAACCCAGCAG ccaacaggaagaaaagtGAGGTGAAGAAAACTGGAGGGGGCCCTcatccacaggacttcactcctgccgaggagctggccctctccagcaatcagggtcgccccataatggaaggagtggaagggtgcatctcttcagaccctggtggcagcagatCCGACACCCAGGCATATGTACAgg tgaaaggaaatacagtggtgttgctgccaccacccactgtcatCCCACGGTGCCATACaaaggtaacagtgaaactaatagtcatatgccagtatgtatgccatatgtggttgctgaatattgatcaaatatgccattcaCTTTCTCAGGTGGAGGCCCTAGATGAGGaaactctgtctgcctgctcagagaaTGCTTTGGGG caggaagaggaacttcttcctccccctgagcctagggcctccacCTCAAGGTCAAGCCAAAGACATGGg gttggagcagacaatgtgagggccctctACAAGAGgaccctggagctcgatattGAGCATAAGactattaataaaaaaaacaaagctgGAGATTGA